The Thermococcus sp. genome contains a region encoding:
- a CDS encoding glucose-1-phosphate thymidylyltransferase: MKALILSGGHGTRLRPLTYSQQKQLIPVANKPVLFYAIEDVIEAGIHDIGIIVGPNKEQVMETVKRVNWDADIEFIYQGEPKGLAHAIKVARDYLGDDDFVMYLGDNILREGIVEHLKHFKEGNFDASILLQEVPNPHQFGVAELSEDGKTIRRLVEKPKVPPSNLALVGIYFFKPVIHEAVDNIKPSWRNELEITDAIQWLIDHGYRVGWTKVTGWWKDTGKPEDILDANRLILDDIKTDVRIHTNARIHGRVVIGEGTVIDENTVIKGPVVIGKNVRIMNSYIGPYTSIGDNVVIENTEIEDSIILEGSEIRNAGRIVESLIGRGVKIINGTSHPFGRKLVIGDNSRLIL; encoded by the coding sequence GTGAAAGCATTGATACTCTCTGGAGGTCATGGTACCAGACTACGGCCGCTGACGTACTCCCAGCAGAAGCAGCTGATTCCGGTCGCGAACAAGCCGGTACTGTTCTACGCCATCGAGGACGTCATCGAGGCCGGCATTCACGATATCGGGATTATCGTAGGGCCGAACAAGGAGCAGGTGATGGAGACCGTTAAACGCGTCAATTGGGATGCGGACATAGAGTTCATATACCAGGGCGAGCCGAAAGGTTTGGCACACGCGATAAAGGTCGCGAGGGATTATCTCGGTGATGATGATTTCGTCATGTACCTCGGCGACAACATCCTCAGGGAGGGCATAGTGGAGCACCTGAAGCACTTCAAGGAGGGAAACTTCGACGCCAGCATACTCCTCCAGGAGGTTCCAAATCCGCACCAGTTCGGCGTTGCCGAGCTGAGTGAAGACGGAAAGACCATAAGAAGGCTCGTCGAGAAGCCTAAGGTACCGCCGAGCAATCTGGCCCTCGTCGGCATATACTTCTTCAAGCCGGTGATCCACGAGGCGGTCGACAACATAAAACCCTCCTGGAGGAACGAGTTAGAGATTACCGACGCGATCCAGTGGCTCATCGACCACGGCTACCGTGTGGGGTGGACGAAGGTCACCGGATGGTGGAAGGACACGGGGAAGCCGGAGGACATACTCGACGCCAACAGGCTCATCCTTGACGATATCAAGACCGACGTCCGGATACACACCAACGCCCGCATCCACGGCAGGGTCGTCATCGGAGAGGGCACCGTAATAGACGAGAACACGGTGATAAAGGGCCCGGTGGTAATCGGGAAGAACGTCAGGATAATGAACTCCTACATCGGACCCTACACGAGCATCGGCGACAACGTCGTCATTGAAAACACCGAGATCGAGGACTCGATAATCCTTGAGGGGAGCGAGATACGGAACGCCGGCAGGATTGTGGAGAGCCTCATCGGAAGAGGGGTGAAGATAATAAACGGCACCTCCCATCCGTTTGGCAGAAAGCTGGTCATCGGCGACAACTCAAGGCTTATACTGTGA
- the rfbC gene encoding dTDP-4-dehydrorhamnose 3,5-epimerase, whose amino-acid sequence MPFEFKRLKIPDVILIKPLVFEDERGFFMETYKKSDFEKAGIKGEFVQDNHSKSRYGVLRGLHFQREPYAQAKIVRVIRGVIYDVAVDLRKDSPTFGEWVGVILSEHNRYQLYIPRGFAHGFVVLSDVAEVVYKVDNVYAPDYEGGIIWNDPEIGIDWPVDDPTVSEKDRKWPTLREAVERGWTF is encoded by the coding sequence ATGCCCTTCGAGTTCAAGCGCCTTAAAATCCCAGACGTTATCCTGATCAAGCCTCTCGTTTTTGAGGACGAGAGGGGCTTCTTCATGGAGACCTACAAGAAGTCTGACTTTGAAAAGGCAGGAATTAAAGGGGAGTTCGTCCAGGACAACCACTCAAAGTCCAGGTATGGAGTGCTCCGCGGCCTGCACTTCCAGCGCGAGCCCTACGCCCAGGCCAAGATTGTTCGGGTTATCCGGGGAGTCATCTACGACGTCGCAGTTGATCTGAGAAAGGATTCGCCCACATTCGGGGAGTGGGTCGGCGTCATCCTCTCGGAGCACAACAGATACCAGCTCTACATCCCGAGGGGCTTTGCCCACGGGTTCGTCGTGCTGAGCGACGTTGCCGAGGTCGTCTATAAGGTAGACAACGTCTACGCCCCAGACTATGAGGGCGGAATAATCTGGAACGACCCCGAGATAGGCATAGACTGGCCGGTTGATGACCCCACAGTTTCTGAGAAGGACAGGAAATGGCCGACGCTGAGGGAAGCGGTTGAGAGGGGATGGACATTTTGA
- a CDS encoding flippase, giving the protein MSEASQALQKIARGTGIVFAGTVISMLLGFLSRAVIAREFSREEYGVFNLALTVLSIALVLATLGFQNALPREIAFYKERKPSKLTALISTAITISILTGLVVAVLIFVSADRVALILQDERLSHAIRTGVLALPFWSLTAVMISVSRGFGRVREQVYFQNVIYPAAFLVLISGVVVSGRDFQAVFIAYVLSWMATFALLLADIRRTGLIEFRPGIDPRIGREIIIFSLPLLFSGILAFIMNWTDTLMLGYYLGSDTVGLYNAASPLARLIPIFLNSAGFLYAPLVAGFWALGKLTEMKRVYQILTKWIFLLTLPIFSLLFLFPGPAIAFFFGQKYVQAALALQILSLGFMFHTFLGLNGMSLVVIGEPNLNMVGNVFAAGFNVLLNALLIPVYGIEGAALATAVSYLVANAFRSYWLYRKTGIHPFSRSYLKPLGISLILLGTLRAMPLKVTSIWYAVPILAVFLTVYFLLVLLSGSVEKEDVELFLAIEKKLGVDLKWVKKVLGRFAS; this is encoded by the coding sequence GCCCTAACCGTCCTCAGCATCGCCCTCGTCCTTGCCACACTCGGCTTCCAGAACGCTCTGCCAAGGGAGATTGCCTTCTACAAGGAGAGGAAGCCCTCAAAACTCACTGCACTGATTTCAACCGCCATAACGATCTCAATATTGACAGGACTGGTAGTGGCTGTCCTGATATTCGTATCCGCCGATAGGGTCGCCCTGATCCTTCAGGACGAGCGCCTCTCCCATGCCATCAGAACGGGCGTACTTGCCCTACCATTCTGGAGCTTGACCGCTGTGATGATATCCGTATCGAGGGGCTTTGGGAGGGTCAGGGAGCAGGTGTACTTCCAGAACGTTATTTATCCCGCGGCCTTCCTCGTCCTCATAAGCGGAGTCGTGGTGTCAGGTAGGGACTTCCAGGCGGTGTTCATTGCATACGTGCTCTCGTGGATGGCAACCTTTGCCCTGCTGCTGGCGGACATCAGGAGGACCGGCCTCATCGAATTTAGGCCCGGGATCGACCCCAGAATCGGGAGGGAGATCATAATATTCTCCCTGCCCCTTCTCTTCTCGGGCATACTGGCATTCATCATGAACTGGACGGACACCCTGATGCTGGGGTACTACCTGGGATCAGACACCGTGGGGCTTTACAACGCCGCCTCCCCCCTGGCGAGGCTCATTCCCATCTTCCTGAACTCCGCGGGTTTCCTCTATGCCCCCCTCGTGGCGGGGTTCTGGGCCCTTGGAAAGCTGACCGAGATGAAGAGGGTTTACCAGATACTGACCAAATGGATATTCCTGCTCACGCTCCCCATATTTTCGCTCCTGTTTCTCTTCCCCGGGCCGGCGATAGCGTTCTTCTTCGGCCAGAAGTACGTGCAGGCGGCGCTGGCCCTCCAGATACTCTCCCTGGGCTTCATGTTCCACACCTTCCTCGGCCTGAACGGCATGAGCCTGGTGGTCATCGGTGAGCCCAACCTCAACATGGTGGGGAATGTATTTGCAGCCGGCTTTAACGTCCTCCTGAACGCCCTCCTGATACCCGTCTACGGCATAGAGGGGGCGGCCCTTGCCACGGCCGTTTCATATCTAGTCGCCAACGCATTCAGGTCTTACTGGCTCTACAGGAAAACCGGGATACACCCGTTCTCCCGGAGCTACCTCAAGCCCCTTGGCATCAGTCTCATCCTGCTCGGCACGCTGAGGGCCATGCCCCTGAAGGTGACGAGCATATGGTACGCGGTTCCCATACTGGCGGTCTTTCTGACGGTTTATTTCCTCCTCGTCCTCCTCAGCGGGAGCGTGGAGAAGGAGGACGTCGAGCTGTTCCTGGCGATAGAAAAGAAGCTGGGGGTTGACCTGAAGTGGGTGAAGAAGGTGTTGGGAAGGTTTGCCTCCTAA
- a CDS encoding flippase, with protein MGEASQALQKIARGTGVVFAGTVISMFFGFLSRAVIARYFSTGEYGVFNLALTVLSIALVLATLGFQNALPREVAFYREREPLRVGDLVLTALLITALNGILWAAVLILGADKIAGLFNEARLIYALRIVAFAIPFSALTRVTISISRGFGRVREQVYFQNIVYPTAFLLLVALGILLKLPFDFIFGAYVAAWVLTLTALTFDVWKRRVFRFGISLNLKLGKELVRFSIPLMMTGIAGFVMTWTDTLMLGYYLGSEVVGLYNGAAPIARLLPLFLNSAGLIFPPLATVLYAHGKIEELGRVYQVLTKWIFLATFPLFTLMFLFPEATIGFFFGSKYLPAAPALRILAVGFMFHTLLGLNGMSLIVIRESSFIMYSTLVSAGINVVLNAVLIPVYGIEGAAAATAVSYFVTNALNSLRLYQKVEIHPFGRSYVKTLVVGISLLVLVLVEGIKTPSIVYAFVALVIITGVFFVLVLLSRSIDREDVELLLAVEKKMGINLGLIKKVLGCSSRFCL; from the coding sequence ATGGGCGAGGCGAGCCAGGCACTGCAGAAGATCGCGAGGGGGACGGGGGTTGTTTTTGCCGGGACGGTTATCTCAATGTTCTTCGGGTTTCTGAGCAGGGCGGTGATAGCGAGGTACTTTTCCACCGGGGAGTATGGTGTGTTTAATTTAGCACTGACGGTACTGAGTATCGCCCTTGTCCTTGCCACGCTTGGCTTTCAGAATGCTCTGCCAAGGGAAGTTGCATTTTATAGGGAGAGGGAGCCGTTGAGGGTAGGGGATCTGGTTTTGACGGCACTCCTGATAACGGCCCTGAACGGTATTCTTTGGGCGGCGGTCTTAATCCTTGGGGCAGATAAAATCGCCGGGCTTTTCAACGAGGCGAGGCTGATATATGCGCTCAGGATAGTGGCGTTTGCGATACCGTTTTCAGCTTTGACTAGAGTTACAATCTCCATCTCAAGGGGTTTTGGAAGGGTCAGGGAGCAGGTGTATTTTCAGAATATTGTCTACCCCACAGCCTTCCTCCTGCTCGTCGCGCTGGGGATTCTCTTAAAACTGCCGTTTGACTTTATCTTTGGTGCCTACGTTGCCGCCTGGGTTCTCACACTCACGGCACTCACTTTTGATGTGTGGAAACGGAGGGTTTTTAGATTTGGGATTTCATTAAATTTAAAGCTCGGAAAAGAGCTGGTTAGATTTTCAATTCCCCTGATGATGACGGGCATTGCGGGTTTTGTAATGACGTGGACGGACACGCTGATGCTGGGCTACTACCTCGGTTCTGAGGTTGTGGGACTGTACAACGGCGCCGCCCCAATAGCGAGGCTCCTCCCCCTGTTTCTGAACTCAGCCGGGCTGATATTTCCTCCCCTGGCGACTGTCCTTTACGCCCATGGAAAGATTGAAGAGCTCGGCAGGGTGTATCAGGTTCTGACGAAGTGGATATTCCTCGCCACATTTCCCCTCTTTACTCTGATGTTCCTGTTTCCTGAAGCCACGATAGGCTTCTTCTTTGGAAGTAAGTATCTCCCCGCGGCCCCGGCACTCAGGATTCTTGCGGTGGGATTCATGTTCCACACACTTTTGGGACTGAACGGGATGAGTTTGATCGTTATTCGGGAAAGCAGCTTTATAATGTACTCGACGCTGGTTTCAGCCGGGATAAACGTGGTTCTGAACGCCGTTCTGATCCCGGTTTATGGCATTGAGGGTGCCGCCGCTGCCACGGCAGTGTCGTATTTCGTGACGAACGCTTTGAATTCCCTCAGGCTTTATCAGAAGGTCGAAATCCACCCGTTTGGAAGGAGCTACGTTAAAACTCTTGTTGTGGGGATTTCACTGCTGGTTCTGGTACTGGTTGAAGGTATAAAGACCCCCAGCATAGTGTACGCGTTCGTGGCGCTGGTCATAATTACAGGAGTGTTCTTTGTTTTGGTGCTCCTCAGCAGGAGCATTGACAGAGAGGATGTTGAGCTGTTGCTGGCGGTTGAGAAGAAGATGGGAATAAATTTGGGATTGATAAAGAAAGTGTTGGGATGCTCATCTAGATTTTGCCTTTGA
- the rfbD gene encoding dTDP-4-dehydrorhamnose reductase — MRVAIIGANGQLGTDLVEVFGEDPSFEVVPLTHRDLDVTVHKTLKILKEIKPDVIINTAAYVRVDDAELYPEKAFAVNAIGALNVARIAGEIDAINVYVSTDYVFDGEKGEPYTEEDVPNPINVYGASKYAGEVFTRNYSTKYYIIRVASLYGKAGASGKGGNFIEWVIEKAKRREELRIVDDQFMSPTYTMHVARTLREFLKIRPEFGVYHMVNEGYCSWYEFTRAIFEILGWDVKVKPIKSGELNRLARRPGFSALENARLHGLGLRMPGWREGLKEYLGEKRYL; from the coding sequence ATGAGGGTTGCAATAATAGGCGCCAATGGTCAGCTCGGGACAGACTTGGTAGAGGTCTTTGGGGAAGACCCGTCTTTTGAGGTCGTACCCCTGACCCACAGAGACCTGGACGTCACCGTTCATAAAACTCTGAAAATCTTGAAGGAAATCAAACCGGACGTCATTATCAACACCGCTGCCTACGTCAGGGTTGATGACGCCGAGCTCTACCCGGAGAAGGCCTTTGCCGTCAACGCCATCGGTGCGCTGAACGTTGCGAGGATTGCCGGTGAGATTGACGCCATCAACGTCTACGTCAGCACGGACTACGTCTTTGACGGAGAGAAGGGAGAGCCCTACACTGAGGAAGACGTCCCAAATCCGATAAACGTCTACGGGGCGAGCAAGTACGCCGGTGAGGTTTTCACGAGGAATTATTCGACAAAGTACTACATCATCAGGGTTGCAAGCCTTTATGGGAAGGCAGGGGCGAGCGGAAAGGGCGGCAACTTTATAGAGTGGGTCATTGAGAAGGCTAAGCGCAGGGAAGAGCTGAGGATAGTGGACGACCAGTTCATGAGTCCGACATACACGATGCACGTTGCGAGGACTCTGAGGGAGTTCCTGAAAATCCGGCCCGAGTTCGGGGTTTATCACATGGTGAACGAGGGCTACTGCTCGTGGTACGAGTTCACCAGAGCGATATTTGAAATCCTTGGCTGGGATGTTAAGGTAAAGCCCATAAAGTCGGGCGAGCTCAACAGGCTGGCGAGGAGGCCGGGGTTCTCGGCGCTGGAAAACGCGAGGCTTCATGGACTTGGCCTGAGGATGCCGGGCTGGAGAGAAGGACTGAAGGAGTATCTGGGAGAGAAGAGGTATCTCTAA
- the rfbB gene encoding dTDP-glucose 4,6-dehydratase codes for MRLLVTGGMGFIGSNFIRYILEKHPDWEVINLDKLGYGSNPANLKDVENDPRYTFVKGDIADFELMRELVKKVDAIMNFAAESHVDRSISSPEHFLKSNVIGTYTILEAIRKENPEVRFVHISTDEVYGDILEGSFTEKDALMPSSPYSATKAASDVLVLGWTRTYNLNASITRCTNNYGPYQFPEKLIPKTIIRASMGLKIPIYGTGQNVRDWLYVEDHVRAIEAVLLKGEPREIYNISTGEERTNIEVVRTILRIMGGDDDMIEFVEDRPGHDLRYSLDSWKITRDLKWRPRYSFEEGMEKTVKWYLENEDWWRPLVNERVLHPTPWKLGW; via the coding sequence ATGAGGCTGCTGGTAACCGGTGGAATGGGCTTCATAGGGAGCAACTTCATCCGCTACATCCTGGAAAAGCACCCCGATTGGGAAGTGATAAACCTCGACAAACTCGGCTACGGCTCGAACCCGGCGAACCTGAAGGATGTGGAGAACGACCCGCGCTACACCTTTGTTAAAGGAGACATAGCGGACTTTGAGTTGATGAGGGAACTCGTGAAGAAGGTTGATGCAATTATGAACTTCGCCGCCGAGAGTCACGTGGACAGGAGCATCTCCAGCCCGGAGCACTTCCTAAAGAGTAACGTCATCGGCACTTACACGATTCTCGAAGCGATACGGAAGGAGAACCCCGAAGTCAGGTTTGTCCACATAAGCACGGACGAGGTCTACGGGGACATCCTGGAAGGCTCTTTCACCGAGAAAGACGCGCTGATGCCGTCCTCACCGTACTCTGCCACCAAGGCGGCGAGCGATGTTCTCGTCCTCGGCTGGACGAGAACCTACAACCTGAACGCCTCCATAACAAGGTGCACCAACAACTACGGCCCCTACCAGTTCCCGGAAAAGCTCATCCCAAAGACGATAATAAGGGCGAGCATGGGGCTGAAGATACCAATCTACGGCACCGGCCAGAACGTGAGGGACTGGCTCTACGTCGAAGACCACGTGAGGGCAATTGAGGCCGTTCTGCTCAAAGGGGAGCCGAGGGAAATCTACAACATATCCACCGGCGAGGAGAGGACCAACATCGAGGTCGTCAGGACTATTCTGCGGATAATGGGCGGGGACGATGATATGATTGAGTTCGTTGAGGACAGGCCCGGCCACGATCTGAGGTATTCGCTCGACTCATGGAAGATAACGAGAGATTTGAAGTGGAGGCCACGGTACAGCTTCGAGGAGGGCATGGAGAAAACGGTCAAATGGTACCTCGAAAACGAGGACTGGTGGAGGCCGCTGGTGAACGAAAGGGTTCTCCATCCGACGCCCTGGAAACTGGGGTGGTGA